A genomic window from Gossypium hirsutum isolate 1008001.06 chromosome D12, Gossypium_hirsutum_v2.1, whole genome shotgun sequence includes:
- the LOC107947287 gene encoding uncharacterized protein — protein sequence MGRDWPYWATGAKTSTKRPPPAKAETTTTPTGCISAVFQFFDFHHFQFPLNHQTNSGSNSSSSCGCFKQPHSFISPHSNFVPTALKGTEAPRNSLESEDESSTSVSASVSASLTTSTSKEDESLNIPMGIQIKTSGDIRSKVGASNNDTFSEISGSPGTKTPTLVARLMGLDLLPETHSPSFSQPKSSSSHLKGRRRSVDGGDFRGTRSLPETPRLSSARRSDVDYHHRFSLQINKENMSTTEEVMVTRFSKRSEDENKSPGHYARQIMKQVKESVGRKVGMDITNTVRNREQAREELVNQFKYKKISKAMSKLAEDSTSNGNGKHSTTPSCSPRLRFLEPKTKDQNPQPPKPSEISIQPQPIRVLQKPKLPTVAEEQDDQQTQRSTSKCKKVTKLKKPQRTSDIIRNKQEEPFVRPSTANRANIPDKKCKKTPLSNDLLNITVSSLFPVKKDPSPPATKIPQKQVLDATRPKRSNSSQLSSCSSQTYNNKQEATYLHSSPHDNIGDRCNNVTTTTTGEEAEYHEYIARILRRTGLDKHTPLSLASWFSPSHPINPSIFYYLEHFTTNNNKTSQLNLRCNRKLLFHLVDELLTEILNPFFNMKPWVKFVGRERFSNMVGSQLINTLCSKIGRFPRSDCLVLEDIDALIDKDLPEMKLRCVMAYEEEGEGIVSEIGNSILEALVHETAADFAFCFAGFNFQKSRLLELNGAV from the exons ATGGGAAGAGATTGGCCGTATTGGGCTACCGGAGCTAAAACATCCACCAAAAGACCACCACCAGCGAAAGCTGAAACCACCACCACTCCCACTGGTTGTATAAGTGCTGTCTTCCAGTTCTTTGATTTCCATCATTTCCAGTTCCCTTTAAACCATCAAACAAATAGTGGCAGCAATAGCAGTAGCAGTTGTGGTTGTTTTAAACAACCCCATTCTTTTATTTCTCCCCATAGTAACTTCGTCCCCACTGCACTTAAAG GTACTGAAGCACCAAGGAATAGTTTAGAATCAGAAGATGAAAGTTCAACTTCAGTTTCAGCTTCAGTTTCAGCATCTTTAACAACATCAACCAGTAAAGAAGATGAAAGTTTAAATATCCCT ATGGGAATTCAAATTAAAACAAGTGGGGACATAAGGTCAAAAGTTGGAGCTTCAAATAATGACACATTTTCAGAGATTAGCGGCTCACCAGGGACCAAGACACCTACTTTAGTTGCTAGGCTAATGGGTCTTGACCTTTTACCTGAAACTCATTCACCATCTTTTTCACAACCTAAGTCTTCTTCTTCACATTTAAAGGGTCGTAGGAGATCAGTAGACGGTGGTGATTTTAGGGGTACTCGGTCGTTACCGGAAACTCCGAGGTTATCGTCTGCTAGGAGGTCGGATGTGGACTATCACCATCGGTTTTCGCTTCAGATTAATAAAGAGAACATGAGTACGACCGAAGAGGTAATGGTTACTCGGTTCTCGAAAAGGAGCGAAGACGAGAATAAGAGTCCGGGTCATTATGCTCGGCAGATAATGAAACAGGTTAAAGAAAGTGTGGGAAGAAAAGTTGGGATGGATATTACTAATACTGTTCGGAACAGGGAACAAGCTAGAGAAGAGCTTGTTAATCAATTCAAGTACAAGAAGATTTCAAAGGCGATGAGTAAACTAGCCGAGGACTCGACCAGTAATGGCAATGGCAAGCACTCGACGACACCTTCCTGTTCGCCGAGGCTTAGGTTCTTGGAACCTAAAACCAAAGATCAAAACCCTCAACCTCCAAAACCATCAGAGATTAGTATACAGCCACAGCCGATCAGGGTTTTACAAAAGCCCAAGTTGCCGACAGTTGCAGAGGAACAAGATGACCAACAGACACAGAGAAGCACAAGCAAATGCAAGAAAGTGACAAAGCTGAAAAAGCCACAACGAACATCGGACATAATCCGAAACAAGCAAGAAGAGCCCTTCGTTCGTCCTTCAACAGCCAACAGAGCTAACATTCCAGACAAGAAATGTAAGAAAACACCATTATCAAATGATCTCCTCAACATTACAGTCTCTTCCCTTTTTCCAGTAAAAAAAGACCCGTCACCTCCAGCTACTAAAATCCCTCAAAAACAG GTCTTAGATGCTACAAGACCAAAACGTAGTAATAGCTCACAGTTATCTAGTTGTTCGAGCCAAACGTACAACAACAAACAAGAAGCGACGTACCTACACAGTTCCCCACACGACAACATCGGCGACAGATGTAACAATGTTACTACTACCACCACCGGTGAAGAAGCAGAATATCATGAGTACATTGCAAGAATACTAAGACGTACTGGGTTAGATAAACATACCCCACTGTCCTTAGCTTCTTGGTTTTCTCCTTCTCATCCTATTAACCCTTCCATTTTTTACTACCTCGAACATTTCaccactaataataataaaaccagtCAACTGAACCTACGATGCAATAGAAAATTACTGTTCCATCTAGTCGATGAACTTTTGACTGAAATTTTAAACCCTTTCTTCAATATGAAACCTTGGGTTAAATTTGTTGGACGTGAACGTTTTAGTAATATGGTCGGGTCTCAGTTAATAAACACATTGTGTTCGAAGATTGGTCGGTTTCCTCGATCTGATTGTCTTGTGCTTGAAGACATTGATGCATTGATCGACAAAGATTTGCCGGAGATGAAACTCCGGTGTGTGATGGCGTATGAAGAAGAAGGGGAAGGGATTGTGTCGGAGATCGGAAACAGCATATTAGAGGCGTTGGTACATGAAACGGCAGCAGATTTCGCATTTTGTTTTGCTGGTTTCAATTTTCAAAAGTCTCGTCTTTTAGAactaaacggtgccgtttag
- the LOC107947289 gene encoding uncharacterized protein, producing the protein MTSNPTLLPEIGPDGLAREPSVIAYTEKIIEEERLQLTKYIAENYSKIHDIERELANLTMEMKLTAGPKKAALEHMRKKIEMSTERIRIAKEKEEQARKAWESASKALHDEEAIKQRLCEDLNNLVQESSNSQFARLEELKRRLEALNPSKKSTFSDHDMKAIGLTQHAATIGVSSVPKTTESGSTVSTTVPHQGNGGNVQVMNGQNQLATNDGEVKGKKKNTFQGRGKGIGAVPKSRGSAAPGWTGAGFDVDART; encoded by the exons ATGACCTCGAATCCAACACTTTTGCCCGAGATCGGACCCGATGGACTCGCTAGGGAACCTTCTGTCATTGCCTACACTGAGAAG ATAATCGAGGAGGAGCGGCTTCAACTCACGAA ATATATAGCCGAAAATTATTCTAAAATTCATGATATTGAAAGAGAACTAGCAAATCTTACAATGGAGATGAAACTCACTGCTGGGCCGAAAAAAGCAG CCCTCGAACATatgagaaagaaaattgaaatgtCAACTGAGAGAATACGCATTGCCAAGGAGAAGGAAGAACAAGCACGGAAG GCTTGGGAATCAGCATCAAAGGCTCTGCATGATGAGGAAGCAATTAAGCAGAGGCTATGTGAGGACTTGAACAATCTG GTTCAAGAAAGCAGTAACTCTCAATTTGCTCGGCTTGAGGAGTTGAAAAGGCGATTGGAAGCTCTGAACCCAAGTAAAAAATCCACTTTTTCTGATCAT GACATGAAAGCAATTGGATTGACACAACATGCTGCAACCATAGGCGTGTCCTCAGTTCCAAAAACAACAGAATCGGGCTCTACTGTTTCCACAACGGTACCTCATCAAGGCAATGGTGGGAATGTTCAAGTTATGAATGGGCAGAATCAACTTGCTACTAATGATGGAGAAgtaaaaggaaagaagaaaaacacTTTTCAAGGAAGAGGAAAGGGGATTGGTGCAGTGCCCAAGAGTCGAGGATCTGCAGCACCTGGTTGGACAGGAGCTGGGTTTGATGTGGATGCTAGAACTTAA
- the LOC107947288 gene encoding probable fructokinase-7 isoform X1: MAGNLTTGGGEDLLGDMNRKSANMDSLVVCFGEFLIDFVPTVGGVSLAEAPIFKKAPGGAPANVAVCVSRLGGSSAFIGKVGDDEFGHMLANILKENYVDNTGMRFDQSARTALAFVTLRADGEREFLFFRHPSADMRLHESELDINLINKAKIFHYGSISLIEEPCRSAQLAAMTIAKKSGSILSYDPNLRLPLWPSAEAAREGIMSIWEQADLIKVSEDEITFLTEGCDPYDDNVVMNKLFHPNLKLLIVTEGSAGCRYYTKAFKGRVPGIKVKAVDTTGAGDAFVGGLLSSLASDLNLFQDEKGLREALAFANACGALTVTGRGAIPALPTKQAVVDALTKYNAS; the protein is encoded by the exons atggctgGGAATTTAACTACAg GTGGTGGCGAAGATCTTCTCGGTGATATGAACAGGAAGTCCGCAAATATGGATTCACTAGTTGTTTGCTTTGGTGAATTTTTGATCGACTTTGTACCAACAGTCGGAGGGGTCTCTTTGGCCGAAGCACCTATTTTCAAGAAGGCTCCCGGTGGTGCTCCGGCTAATGTGGCTGTTTGTGTATCTAGATTAGGAGGATCATCGGCTTTCATAGGCAAG GTAGGGGATGATGAATTTGGGCATATGTTAGCTaacattttaaaagaaaactacGTGGACAATACCGGCATGCGATTTGATCAAAGTGCAAGAACGGCATTGGCATTTGTTACGCTCAGAGCTGATGGTGAACGGGAATTCTTGTTTTTCCGTCATCCAAGTGCTGATATGCGTCTTCATGAATCAGAGCTCGATATAAACCTCATTAACAAG GCGAAGATATTTCATTATGGTTCGATTAGTTTGATTGAAGAACCATGCAGGTCAGCTCAACTTGCAGCAATGACCATCGCCAAGAAATCTGGCAGTATCCTCTCTTATGATCCGAATTTAAGATTGCCACTGTGGCCATCGGCAGAAGCTGCTCGGGAAGGCATAATGAGCATATGGGAACAAGCAGACCTTATCAAG GTAAGCGAGGACGAGATTACATTCTTAACCGAAGGCTGTGACCCTTATGATGATAATGTGGTGATGAACAAGCTTTTTCATCCTAATCTTAAGCTTTTGATCGTAACCGAGGGGTCAGCTGGTTGTAGATATTACACCAAG GCTTTCAAGGGAAGGGTTCCGGGGATTAAAGTTAAAGCTGTTGACACTACGGGTGCTGGTGATGCTTTCGTTGGCGGCTTACTAAGCAGCCTAGCTTCCGATTTAAATCTATTTCAG GACGAGAAGGGATTAAGAGAAGCCTTGGCATTTGCAAATGCTTGCGGAGCGTTGACGGTAACGGGGAGAGGGGCAATTCCGGCACTTCCGACAAAACAGGCAGTTGTTGATGCCTTGACCAAATATAATGCATCATAG
- the LOC107947288 gene encoding probable fructokinase-7 isoform X2 has protein sequence MIPIKLRIVGGGEDLLGDMNRKSANMDSLVVCFGEFLIDFVPTVGGVSLAEAPIFKKAPGGAPANVAVCVSRLGGSSAFIGKVGDDEFGHMLANILKENYVDNTGMRFDQSARTALAFVTLRADGEREFLFFRHPSADMRLHESELDINLINKAKIFHYGSISLIEEPCRSAQLAAMTIAKKSGSILSYDPNLRLPLWPSAEAAREGIMSIWEQADLIKVSEDEITFLTEGCDPYDDNVVMNKLFHPNLKLLIVTEGSAGCRYYTKAFKGRVPGIKVKAVDTTGAGDAFVGGLLSSLASDLNLFQDEKGLREALAFANACGALTVTGRGAIPALPTKQAVVDALTKYNAS, from the exons ATGATACCGATAAAACTACGAATTGTAGGTGGTGGCGAAGATCTTCTCGGTGATATGAACAGGAAGTCCGCAAATATGGATTCACTAGTTGTTTGCTTTGGTGAATTTTTGATCGACTTTGTACCAACAGTCGGAGGGGTCTCTTTGGCCGAAGCACCTATTTTCAAGAAGGCTCCCGGTGGTGCTCCGGCTAATGTGGCTGTTTGTGTATCTAGATTAGGAGGATCATCGGCTTTCATAGGCAAG GTAGGGGATGATGAATTTGGGCATATGTTAGCTaacattttaaaagaaaactacGTGGACAATACCGGCATGCGATTTGATCAAAGTGCAAGAACGGCATTGGCATTTGTTACGCTCAGAGCTGATGGTGAACGGGAATTCTTGTTTTTCCGTCATCCAAGTGCTGATATGCGTCTTCATGAATCAGAGCTCGATATAAACCTCATTAACAAG GCGAAGATATTTCATTATGGTTCGATTAGTTTGATTGAAGAACCATGCAGGTCAGCTCAACTTGCAGCAATGACCATCGCCAAGAAATCTGGCAGTATCCTCTCTTATGATCCGAATTTAAGATTGCCACTGTGGCCATCGGCAGAAGCTGCTCGGGAAGGCATAATGAGCATATGGGAACAAGCAGACCTTATCAAG GTAAGCGAGGACGAGATTACATTCTTAACCGAAGGCTGTGACCCTTATGATGATAATGTGGTGATGAACAAGCTTTTTCATCCTAATCTTAAGCTTTTGATCGTAACCGAGGGGTCAGCTGGTTGTAGATATTACACCAAG GCTTTCAAGGGAAGGGTTCCGGGGATTAAAGTTAAAGCTGTTGACACTACGGGTGCTGGTGATGCTTTCGTTGGCGGCTTACTAAGCAGCCTAGCTTCCGATTTAAATCTATTTCAG GACGAGAAGGGATTAAGAGAAGCCTTGGCATTTGCAAATGCTTGCGGAGCGTTGACGGTAACGGGGAGAGGGGCAATTCCGGCACTTCCGACAAAACAGGCAGTTGTTGATGCCTTGACCAAATATAATGCATCATAG
- the LOC107947290 gene encoding phosphoglucomutase, chloroplastic, with the protein MASCCNSLRLEVFFSSAFKSSKRSSNAIPIPSSSFSHLCNHRFALQSISFSVPRSPSFTIKASSSSSSSSTTIAEPEGIKITSVPTKPIEGQKTGTSGLRKKVKVFMEENYLSNWIQSLFNSLPPEDYKNGVLVLGGDGRYFNREASQIIIKIAAGNGVGKILVGREGIMSTPAVSAVIRKRKANGGFIMSASHNPGGPEYDWGIKFNYNSGQPAPESITDKIYGNTLSISEIKMAEIPDVDLSRLGVTKYGNFTVEVIDPVSDYLELMESVFDFQMIKNLLSRSDFSFAFDAMHAVTGAYAKPIFVDKLGARPDSISNGVPLEDFGHGHPDPNLTYAKDLVNTMYSENGPDFGAASDGDGDRNMILGKKFFVTPSDSVAIIAANAQAGIPYFRGGPKGLARSMPTSGALDRVAEKLGLTFFEVPTGWKFFGNLMDAGKLSICGEESFGTGSDHIREKDGIWAVLAWLSIIAYRNKDKKPGEKLVSISDVVKEHWATYGRNFFSRYDYEECESEGANKMIEYLRELISKSKAGEKYGNYVLQFADDFSYTDPVDGSVASKQGVRFVFTDGSRIIFRLSGTGSAGATVRIYIEQFEPDASKHDMDAQVALKPLIDLALSVSKLKDFTGREKPTVIT; encoded by the exons ATGGCTTCTTGTTGCAATTCTTTGagactcgaagttttcttctcttCTGCTTTTAAATCATCTAAACGATCATCCAATGCCATTCCCAtcccttcctcttctttttctcaCCTCTGTAACCATCGCTTCGCTCTTCAAAGCATTTCCTTTTCAGTACCACGCTCCCCTTCTTTCACCATCAAAGcttcctcctcctcttcttcttcctccaccACCATTGCCGAGCCTGAAGGCATCAAG ATAACTTCAGTTCCCACTAAACCGATTGAAGGGCAGAAGACCGGGACAAGTGGGCTTCggaaaaag GTTAAGGTTTTTATGGAAGAGAATTACCTTTCTAATTGGATCCAG TCGCTGTTTAATTCATTACCGCCTGAGGATTACAAGAATGGGGTGTTGGTATTAGGAGGCGATGGTCGGTACTTTAACCGCGAAGCTTCACAG ATAATTATCAAAATTGCTGCTGGAAATGGAGTTGGAAAAATCTTGGTTGGCAG GGAAGGTATTATGTCTACACCAGCTGTTTCTGCTGTCATTCGAAAGAGGAAG GCCAATGGTGGATTTATTATGAGTGCAAGCCATAATCCAGGGGGCCCCGAATACGACTGGGGTATCAAG TTTAATTACAACAGTGGCCAACCTGCACCTGAATCCATCACTGACAAGATATATGGGAATACTCTTTCT ATTTCCGAGATTAAAATGGCTGAGATTCCTGATGTTGACCTTTCTCGCCTTGGAGTTACCAAGTATGGAAACTTCACCGTCGAGGTTATAGACCCGGTTTCCGACTATTTGGAATTAATGGAG AGTGTGTTCGATTTCCAGATGATCAAAAATCTTCTCTCAAGATCAGACTTCAG TTTTGCATTTGATGCCATGCATGCTGTTACTGGTGCTTATGCAAAACCCATCTTCGTGGACAAGCTTGGGGCTCGCCCG GATTCTATATCGAATGGAGTGCCTCTTGAGGATTTTGGACATGGTCATCCCGATCCTAATCTTAC GTATGCAAAGGATTTGGTCAATACCATGTATAGTGAGAATGGACCTGATTTTGGAGCAGCAAGTGATg GAGATGGCGACAGAAACATGATTCTAGGTAAAAAGTTTTTTGTTACCCCTTCGGACTCCGTCGCAATTATTGCTGCGAATGCACAAGCAGGAATACCATATTTCCGTGGTGGCCCTAAG GGTTTAGCTCGATCCATGCCAACTAGTGGTGCTCTCGATAGAGTTGCTGAAAAATTGGGTCTTACCTTTTTTGAG gtTCCTACTGGCTGGAAATTTTTTGGGAATCTTATGGATGCTGGAAAGTTGTCAATTTGTGGGGAAGAAAGTTTTGGTACGGGTTCAGATCACATTCGTGAGAAGGATGGCATATG GGCTGTTTTAGCATGGCTCTCGATTATTGCATATCGAAACAAAGACAAGAAACCAGGGGAGAAATTGGTATCTATCTCTGATGTTGTCAAAGAACACTGGGCAACTTATGGAAGAAATTTCTTTTCTAGATATGATTACGAA GAATGTGAATCTGAAGGTGCCAATAAAATGATCGAATACCTTAGAGAACTAATCTCAAAGAGTAAGGCAGGTGAAAAGTACG GAAATTATGTCCTTCAATTTGCTGATGACTTTTCATATACCGATCCC GTGGATGGAAGTGTGGCCTCAAAGCAGGGTGTTCGATTTGTTTTCACAGATGGTTCAAGGATTATATTCCGTTTATCT GGAACTGGCTCAGCTGGTGCAACGGTTCGAATCTACATCGAGCAATTTGAACCAGATGCTTCTAAACATGACATGGACGCCCAAGTGGCATTAAAACCACTAATAG ATTTGGCATTGTCTGTATCGAAGCTGAAGGACTTCACAGGCAGGGAGAAACCTACAGTCATCACATAA
- the LOC107947291 gene encoding probable carboxylesterase 120, producing MSDQTKATPSSNPTVVDDPYKRLEITRNPNGSLTRNPNRFPNTSATPDPDPTVPVLSKDVTINQTTHTWARVFLPRQKPLDTNKFPLIVYYHAGGFIHCSAASTIFHVFCSNMALELQAIVVSVDYRLAPEHRLPAAYDDAIEALLWIKTTQEEWLTQYANFTTCFVMGSSSGANIAYHAGIRVAEEADGLRPWKIRGLILHQPFFGGSVKVESELRLVNDPVLPPGVGDLMWELALPIGVGRDHEYCNPTTTKGTNLMEKLAAVGWKVLVTGCDGDPLIDRQVELVKSMEEKGVKVVSHFRMGDHHGVDFMQPDKANALFLVLKDFIASATSVTINANVE from the coding sequence ATGTCGGATCAAACAAAAGCAACCCCTTCTTCCAATCCCACTGTCGTTGATGATCCTTACAAGCGCCTAGAAATCACTCGTAACCCCAATGGCTCGCTTACGCGCAACCCTAATAGGTTTCCCAACACTTCAGCCACACCTGATCCGGACCCAACTGTCCCGGTTCTCTCCAAAGATGTCACTATCAACCAAACGACACACACATGGGCTCGTGTGTTCCTCCCCAGGCAGAAGCCGCTTGATACGAACAAGTTCCCTCTCATAGTTTATTACCATGCAGGAGGCTTCATCCACTGCAGTGCGGCATCCACGATCTTCCATGTTTTTTGCTCAAACATGGCGTTGGAACTCCAAGCCATCGTCGTGTCCGTCGACTATCGTCTTGCTCCTGAGCATAGGCTTCCTGCTGCTTACGACGACGCTATTGAAGCGTTGCTCTGGATCAAAACCACCCAAGAAGAGTGGTTGACACAATACGCAAATTTCACCACTTGTTTCGTTATGGGGTCGAGTTCAGGTGCTAACATAGCCTACCATGCAGGAATACGTGTGGCGGAAGAAGCCGACGGTCTTCGACCCTGGAAGATCCGAGGGCTAATATTGCACCAACCATTCTTCGGCGGGTCCGTAAAGGTTGAGTCAGAGTTAAGATTGGTTAATGATCCCGTATTGCCTCCTGGTGTGGGGGACCTGATGTGGGAACTGGCGTTGCCAATCGGAGTTGGCCGTGACCACGAGTACTGTAATCCAACAACAACCAAGGGGACAAACCTTATGGAGAAGCTCGCTGCAGTAGGATGGAAAGTGTTGGTGACCGGCTGTGACGGCGACCCTTTAATCGACCGTCAGGTGGAGCTCGTAAAATCAATGGAAGAAAAGGGTGTAAAGGTAGTGAGCCATTTTCGTATGGGGGATCATCATGGAGTGGATTTTATGCAGCCTGATAAGGCCAACGCACTGTTTTTGGTCTTGAAGGATTTTATTGCATCTGCAACGTCAGTTACAATAAATGCAAATGTTGAATGA
- the LOC107944051 gene encoding uncharacterized protein → MGDNTIGDGTQKQTVPQQTQQHFSASSPIEPLECANPKKPRYNSSDKWKQAPMAESTQARVAAGSSSDTYSSPPHSPTIIKPEGDQFQHQLRKGKYVSPVWKPNEMLWLARAWRIQYLGGVGVQVQPSRGKTRADKDKEVAEFLNKHGINRDAKTAGTKWDNMLGEFRKVYEWERGEKERVGKTYFRLSPYERKLHRLPASFDEEVFEELAQFMVPRDGRVVGSRALPVPPPVMTTSLLGFDTALDGGLLGHHSPSSSKELRRIGKIRMTWEESVTLWAEEGEHRRGRVKLQCSSFLNADELIFFDDAMVGSTMEAFEDTPLKGFSVDTFVNGQQVKVFGRRKSAQHPFVEPSIRSMPPMEFQDPTDFYMACLRVPPTTLPSLFELSWHLQEPPPEDYRFPLRRDVYRDLPPGKEVMFTASSELLDCRAMVYDILGPMIRTNTSLSAASATGRDSFIGLWDDCINRVVSKFCSVEMVIIRKPSSPSTDQPLQDRWPNVTGFVKNFCLWRGEETDRSRKGQLDPSSTIVEKLLWSYMDLPYILGYYAVGYMVTFCALSRSEDRVIMTDLYSVDLSFPSERLKALVPCYRIAGLLPLLADRCLNSVLNMQFPFSDFERINLGNGDIIEMTPNTVTRSFLSKKKWAMVKEIYDMLDQRIPHAEFIYRASEIDSMLVFKPRGCKFKPLNYDQLVEALKYVTKALVALHDLSFMHRDLSWDKVLRRCNGENEWFVTGFDEAVGAPQIYPHPVASTEARGTHAPEMVRGLHGVKVDVWGVGHLVKTCGLTNLPKMLRELQSRCLDQNPDQRPTAADCYHHLLSASSTETY, encoded by the exons ATGGGCGATAACACCATTGGGGATGGTACCCAAAAGCAAACAGTACCCCAACAAACTCAACAACACTTCTCGGCTTCATCTCCTATAGAGCCCCTAGAGTGTGCGAACCCCAAAAAACCTCGATATAACAGTAGTGATAAATGGAAACAAGCTCCAATGGCTGAGTCAACTCAAGCTCGTGTCGCAGCTGGTTCTTCCTCGGATACTTATTCGTCTCCGCCTCATTCTCCAACCATCATAAAACCAGAAGGAGATCAGTTTCAACATCAGTTAAGGAAAGGAAAATATGTGAGTCCCGTTTGGAAACCTAATGAAATGTTGTGGTTAGCTCGGGCTTGGAGGATTCAGTATCTTGGTGGTGTTGGGGTTCAAGTTCAACCATCTAGAGGTAAAACTAGGGCTGATAAAGATAAAGAAGTAGCAGAGTTTTTAAACAAACATGGGATTAATCGAGATGCAAAGACTGCTGGTACTAAATGGGATAACATGTTGGGTGAATTTCGAAAAGTATATGAATGGGAAAGAGGTGAAAAAGAACGAGTTGGTAAGACTTATTTTAGGCTTTCACCATATGAAAGGAAACTCCATAGATTACCAGCTTCATTTGATGAAGAAGTCTTCGAGGAATTGGCTCAGTTCATGGTTCCTCGTGATGGCCGCGTAGTTGGGTCCAGAGCTCTGCCTGTGCCCCCTCCTGTGATGACGACAAGTCTTTTAGGGTTCGACACTGCACTAGACGGTGGTCTACTTGGCCATCATTCTCCATCATCTTCAAAAGAGCTTCGTAGGATAGGGAAAATAAGAATGACATGGGAAGAATCAGTGACTTTATGGGCAGAAGAAGGTGAACACCGTAGAGGAAGGGTTAAACTTCAATGTTCAAGCTTTTTAAACGCAGATGAACTCATATTCTTTGATGATGCCATGGTTGGTTCAACAATGGAAGCTTTTGAAGATACCCCATTAAAAGGTTTCTCCGTTGATACATTCGTTAATGGACAACAAGTTAAAGTCTTTGGCCGGAGAAAGTCAGCTCAGCATCCATTTGTAGAACCTTCTATTAGAT CAATGCCTCCAATGGAGTTCCAAGACCCTACGGATTTCTACATGGCGTGTCTTCGGGTTCCACCGACGACATTACCGAGCTTGTTCGAGCTTTCATGGCATTTACAAGAGCCACCACCGGAGGATTATCGGTTTCCGTTAAGGCGAGATGTTTACCGAGATTTACCACCTGGTAAAGAAGTTATGTTTACTGCTTCTAGTGAACTGTTAGATTGTAGAGCTATGGTATATGATATTTTGGGACCGATGATCCGCACAAACACTAGTCTTAGTGCTGCTAGTGCCACGGGCCGAGACTCGTTTATTGGACTTTGGGATGATTGCATCAATAGGGTAGTCTCGAAATTTTGTTCGGTCGAAATGGTTATTATCCGAAAACCGTCTTCACCGTCGACTGATCAGCCATTGCAGGACCGATGGCCAAATGTGACgggttttgttaaaaatttctgCTTGTGGAGGGGAGAGGAAACTGATCGATCGAGGAAAGGTCAACTTGATCCATCATCAACTATAGTGGAGAAGTTGCTATGGAGTTACATGGATCTTCCTTACATTTTAGGGTATTATGCTGTTGGGTATATGGTAACATTTTGTGCGCTAAGCCGATCGGAAGACCGTGTTATAATGACCGATTTATATTCGGTTGATTTGTCGTTCCCCTCGGAGAGACTAAAAGCACTAGTGCCTTGTTATAGAATAGCTGGCCTGTTGCCTTTGCTAGCTGATCGATGCTTAAATAGCGTCTTGAACATGCAATTCCCATTCAGCGATTTTGAAAGGATCAATTTAGGTAACGGAGATATAATCGAAATGACACCAAACACGGTAACGAGATCGTTCTTGAGCAAGAAAAAGTGGGCAATGGTGAAAGAAATATACGACATGTTAGATCAACGAATCCCGCATGCCGAATTCATTTATCGAGCATCCGAGATAGACAGCATGTTGGTATTCAAGCCTAGAGGGTGCAAGTTCAAGCCACTTAACTATGACCAGCTCGTAGAAGCTCTCAAATACGTGACAAAAGCATTAGTAGCCTTGCATGACCTAAGCTTCATGCATAGGGACTTAAGCTGGGACAAAGTTTTAAGAAGGTGCAACGGTGAAAACGAATGGTTCGTCACCGGGTTCGATGAAGCTGTGGGCGCACCACAAATATACCCACACCCGGTTGCAAGCACGGAGGCGCGCGGAACCCATGCACCAGAGATGGTGAGGGGTTTACATGGGGTGAAAGTGGATGTGTGGGGTGTAGGTCACTTGGTCAAGACCTGTGGGTTAACGAACTTGCCAAAAATGCTGAGAGAGTTACAAAGCAGGTGCTTGGATCAGAACCCTGACCAGAGGCCAACCGCAGCCGATTGTTACCACCATTTGCTGTCAGCTTCATCAACTGAAACATATTGA